A portion of the Oncorhynchus gorbuscha isolate QuinsamMale2020 ecotype Even-year linkage group LG19, OgorEven_v1.0, whole genome shotgun sequence genome contains these proteins:
- the LOC124005331 gene encoding lens epithelial cell protein LEP503-like, with amino-acid sequence MHPQRPLPQAMPSSLGQNLRDMAMGLGRGKNFLGGNIAYGFIQSLKECLYFVLCCWCIKEILD; translated from the coding sequence ATGCACCCCCAGCGTCCTCTCCCCCAGGCCATGCCCTCCTCCCTCGGGCAGAACCTGCGTGACATGGCCATGGGCCTAGGCAGAGGGAAGAACTTCCTTGGTGGGAACATTGCCTACGGCTTCATCCAGTCCCTCAAGGAGTGCCTCTACTTCGTACTCTGCTGCTGGTGCATCAAGGAGatactggactga